In Lineus longissimus chromosome 13, tnLinLong1.2, whole genome shotgun sequence, one genomic interval encodes:
- the LOC135498190 gene encoding uncharacterized protein LOC135498190: MPQADPTLQRIIETFEKDAAFRGITGGFESAVTTPIKATAAVSLPATLPDLAGWTPVNQAADVDVDCSDAVVVATFDRQPHETHIEGATIILDSQQTMTATAMTAPKSPAKKKAKLCKVTGARKAHAKGLLTDAMCRQKTQQDVFNMQLEVLEATLVTQKATTRTQEVLQKEAGLRIEKLQLEIALLKEKEFLGLSGIEL, encoded by the exons atgccacaggccgaccctacactgcagagaataatagaaacattcgaaaaagacgcagcattcagaggcatcactggtggatttgagtctgcag taaccACACCTATAAAGGCTACAGCAGCAGTCTCCCTCCCTGCTACATTACCTGATCTGGCTGGTTGGACTCCTG taaatcaagctgcagatgttgatgtcgaCTGCTCAGATGCAGTGGTTGTGGCAACCTTTGATCGTCAACCACACGAAACACACATAGAGGGAGCCacaataattcttg ATTCTCAACAGACGATGACAGCCACTGCAATGACTGCCCCAAAATCTCCAGccaaaaagaaggccaaactgTGCAAAGTCACTG GTGCCAGGAAAGCACATGCGAAGGGTCTGCTGACAGACGCCATGTGCCGACAGAAGACTCAGCAGGATGTATTTAACATGCAGCTTGAGGTCCTTGAGGCAACTCTTGTTACGCAGAAGGCCACAACACGTACTCAGGAAGTTCTTCAGAAAGAGGCTGGCCTTCGAATAGAAAAGCTACAGCTGGAGATTGCTCTGCTGAAGGAAAAGGAGTTCTTGGGTCTGTCGGGCATTGAACTGTAA
- the LOC135497678 gene encoding uncharacterized protein LOC135497678, producing MPRDDAHTSTAEDDSLIRTSETYDRDIAVDDVSRTGVKRMCPLNDLVGYHVTDNHVFDIMHDILEGVGLTEVKLVLKAIITEGVLTLDVINDRIVSFDYGFPESSNKPSVITEQSLNRSTSATGQKAEQAYFLIRHLLILIGDLVPEDTCNDHLQVIRLLLSCMDIIFAPKVSEEETYYLQRLIQEHHDHFLTTFPDNHLLPKHHHMLHYPAVIRAIGPLKHFSSMRFEGKHAFFKQVAQVTCNFKNICKTMARRHQMTLSDALMRKELFEFKPLESGKGLLQPLDHFEPHHSLIAEAIGCPVDSEVFSAKFARYHGIEYRANEMVSVDCDKESGNPLYGKIEQVFIDDQTLVYLLIQVWETLWFEDRYHAYAVREGDEFLCITVNELLDHHPFHLIKSFDEHDSLRYIVPRHR from the coding sequence ATGCCGAGAGATGATGCTCACACTTCAACTGCTGAAGACGACTCCCTGATTAGGACAAGTGAGACATATGATAGAGACATAGCCGTTGATGATGTTAGTAGAACCGGAGTAAAGAGGATGTGTCCGCTGAATGACTTAGTAGGATATCATGTCACTGATAACCATGTCTTTGACATTATGCATGACATTCTTGAGGGGGTTGGCCTAACAGAGGTAAAACTGGTCTTGAAGGCGATCATCACTGAAGGTGTGCTCACTCTCGATGTGATCAACGACCGAATAGTGTCATTTGATTATGGATTTCCTGAGTCGTCAAACAAACCCTCTGTGATAACTGAGCAAAGCCTGAATCGTTCAACTTCTGCAACTGGTCAAAAAGCAGAGCAGGCCTATTTTCTAATCAGGCATCTCCTGATTCTCATTGGCGACCTTGTTcctgaagatacatgtaatgatcACCTGCAAGTCATACGTCTCCTGCTTTCCTGCATGGACATCATCTTTGCCCCAAAAGTGAGTGAAGAAGAGACCTACTACCTCCAGCGACTAATTCAAGAACACCATGACCATTTCCTCACAACCTTCCCAGACAATCACCTCCTTCCAAAGCACCATCATATGTTACATTACCCTGCAGTAATCCGAGCCATTGGACCTCTTAAACACTTTTCATCAATGCGATTTGAGGGAAAACATGCATTCTTCAAGCAAGTTGCCCAAGTTACCTgcaactttaaaaatatttgtaaaaccATGGCCAGACGCCATCAGATGACGTTGTCTGATGCCCTCATGAGGAAGGAGCTTTTCGAGTTCAAGCCATTGGAAAGTGGGAAGGGTTTGCTCCAGCCCCTGGATCACTTTGAGCCCCATCACAGTCTAATAGCAGAGGCAATTGGCTGTCCTGTTGACTCTGAAGTCTTTTCTGCTAAATTCGCTAGGTACCATGGCATAGAGTACAGAGCCAACGAGATGGTTTCTGTGGACTGTGATAAGGAATCAGGAAATCCTCTCTATGGAAAAATAGAGCAGGTATTCATTGATGACCAGACTCTAGTATATTTGTTGATTCAAGTCTGGGAAACCCTGTGGTTTGAAGACAGATATCATGCCTATGCTGTTCGGGAAGGAGACGAATTTCTGTGCATCACAGTCAATGAATTGCTTGACCATCACCCCTTTCACCTCATCAAGTCGTTTGATGAACATGACAGTTTGCGTTACATTGTTCCGAGGCATAGATAA